Within the Agromyces atrinae genome, the region CGGATGGTCGCCTCGTACCGGTCGTGACCGCGCGCACAGCGCCACTCGTACACCGCACCGATGCGCGTCTCGGCGGCGAGCGACGCGCGGTACGGCGGCGCGACCTTCGAGAGGAGTTCGCCGCGCGAGCGCTGGGTCTCGGCGATGAGCATGCAGAGCGGGCACGCGCGCGACAGTGAGAGCACCCCGGCATCGCCCGCCCGTGCCCCGTGCCCGCAGCGGAAAGCGACCGCGACCATCTCAGATCCTCTCGTCGCGGCGACCCCGCGCGGGTACAGAAATCAGCATGGCGACATCCTGCAATCCACCACCGACATTCGTGTCGGAGGTGGGCGGGAGAATGGACGAGTGCAGATCGTCGTCGGACGCCTCGGACGGGAGCGCATCGCCCTTCACACCTTCGACGACGGCGGCTCTCTCGTCGCGACCTCCGAGGTCGCCGACGACGGCTTCGCCGCCCATGCTGCGCGGGCCGAGGCCGACCGACCCCGCTGGGTCTGGAACGACACCGCGCACTGGTACCCCGTGCTGCTCGCCGCGGGCGTGCGCGTCGAACGCTGTCATGACCTCCGGCTCTCCCATGCGATCCTCCGCGACTCGGCGCTCACCCTGCCCACCGATCGACCTCGCGACGCGTGGGACGCGCCCATCGTCGCCGAGCTGACGCCCCATCGTCAGGGCGAGGCGCTCTTCGACCTCGACATCCCTCTCGACTCCCCGACGTCGACGGATGACGCGCGCGAGACGCTCGCGGAGTTCGAACGTCAACGCGAGCGACTCGCGTCGAGCGCCGACCCCGGGCGTCTGCGGCTGCTCCTCGCCGCCGAATCCGCCGGTGCGCTGATCGCCGCCGAGATCCACGCAGCAGGCCTGCCGTGGAGCGCGACGGTGCACGATCGGGTGCTGAGCGATCTGCTCGGCGATCGCCCCGCACCCGGGCGCAAACCGGCGAAGATGGAGCAGATCGCCGATGTCGTGCGCGAGGCTCTCGGCGACGAGACGGTCAACCTCGACTCCCAGCAGAAGCTCCTCCGCGCGCTCGGCCGTGCGGGCATCCCCGTCTCGACGACGAATCGCTGGGAGCTCGCCGAACACGACCACGCCGCGATCGCTCCACTCATCGCCTACAAGAAACTCTCGCGCCTGCTGAGCGCCAACGGGTGGACGTGGCTCGACGAGTGGATCCACGACTCGAGGTTTCGGCCCGACTACGTGCCGGGCGGCGTCGTCACGGGTCGGTGGGCGACGAACGGGGGCGGTGCGCTGCAGTTGCCGAAGCAGATCCGCGCGGCCGTCGTCGCCGACCCCGGCTGGAAGCTCGTCGTGGCCGACGCCGCCCAGCTCGAACCCCGGGTTCTCGCGGGCATGGCGAGCGATCTGGCCATGGCCGAGGCCGCGCGCGGCACCGATCTCTACGCCGGAATCGTCGACAGCGGCGCCGTCGAGACGCGCGAGCAGGCGAAGTTCGCGATGCTCGGGGCGATGTACGGTGCGACGACGGGTGAGAGCGGGCGGCTCGCGCCCCGTCTCGGCCGGGTGTATCCGCGAGCGATGGGCCTCGTCGACGATGCGGCACGCACCGGTGAACGCGGGGGAGTCGTCTCGACCCTCCTCGGCCGCAGTTCACCTCGGCCGTCACCCGACTGGCGCGAGGTGCAGTCGCGGGCGACCGAGCCCGACGCGACCCCGGCCGAGGAACGTCGAGCGCGGCAGTCGGCGCGCAACTGGGGCCGCTTCACGCGCAACTTCGTCGTACAGGGAACGGCGGCCGAGTGGGCGCTCTGCTGGATGGCCGAGCTCCGGCGTCGCCTCGCCGCCCTCGACCCGGTGGATGACGCGGAGTCGAGCTCCCTCGCCGGACCGGTCTTCCGCGCGCAGCCCCATCTCGTCTACTTCCTGCACGACGAGATCATCGTGCATGCTCCCGCGCGGCACGCCGATGCCGTCGCCGATGCCGTCGTCGAAGCGGCCCGCTCGGCGGGGCGCCTCCTCTTCGGCACCTTCCCGGTCGACTTCCCGCTCGATCTCGCGATCGTCGACAGTTACGTCGAGACGGCCTGAGTCATGCGGCGGGGCGCCGCCCTCGACGCGGCCGCTCATTCGAACGTTCGACGACGAATCGCTCACGCTCCTCGGCGTGGCGCGCTGCGTCAGCGAGCCACTCGAGCATGCGTTCCGTGCGTGCCGCATCCGCGCGGGCCGCGAGGGCGGCGAGCGGTGAGGCCGCGGGGCGTCGGTCGCGCGGGCGCGCCGCCCAGCGCGAGGTCTCGGCGGCGATGACAGCCGGGGCGTCGACCTCGGCGAGCGACAGTGCCACGAGCACGCGCTCGACCGTCTCGTCGCTCGCATCGGCCCCCGCGGCATCCGTGCCCGCGAACCACCGCTCGACGGCGGCGCGCCCCGACGGCGTGAGCCGGTGGAGCGGGAGCCCGTCGTCGGTGCTTCCCGCGGGCTCGATGAGCTTCTGCCGGGTCAGCCGGTCGAGCGTCGCGTACGTCTGGCCGACGTTCACCTCGCGCCGCTCGCCCACAC harbors:
- a CDS encoding bifunctional 3'-5' exonuclease/DNA polymerase — translated: MQIVVGRLGRERIALHTFDDGGSLVATSEVADDGFAAHAARAEADRPRWVWNDTAHWYPVLLAAGVRVERCHDLRLSHAILRDSALTLPTDRPRDAWDAPIVAELTPHRQGEALFDLDIPLDSPTSTDDARETLAEFERQRERLASSADPGRLRLLLAAESAGALIAAEIHAAGLPWSATVHDRVLSDLLGDRPAPGRKPAKMEQIADVVREALGDETVNLDSQQKLLRALGRAGIPVSTTNRWELAEHDHAAIAPLIAYKKLSRLLSANGWTWLDEWIHDSRFRPDYVPGGVVTGRWATNGGGALQLPKQIRAAVVADPGWKLVVADAAQLEPRVLAGMASDLAMAEAARGTDLYAGIVDSGAVETREQAKFAMLGAMYGATTGESGRLAPRLGRVYPRAMGLVDDAARTGERGGVVSTLLGRSSPRPSPDWREVQSRATEPDATPAEERRARQSARNWGRFTRNFVVQGTAAEWALCWMAELRRRLAALDPVDDAESSSLAGPVFRAQPHLVYFLHDEIIVHAPARHADAVADAVVEAARSAGRLLFGTFPVDFPLDLAIVDSYVETA
- a CDS encoding PadR family transcriptional regulator, which codes for MSVRDSLLAALLPGPAYGFQLHREITQRVGERREVNVGQTYATLDRLTRQKLIEPAGSTDDGLPLHRLTPSGRAAVERWFAGTDAAGADASDETVERVLVALSLAEVDAPAVIAAETSRWAARPRDRRPAASPLAALAARADAARTERMLEWLADAARHAEERERFVVERSNERPRRGRRPAA